A single window of Rhodococcus jostii RHA1 DNA harbors:
- the xerD gene encoding site-specific tyrosine recombinase XerD has product MVIARQVDSYLDHLAVERGAARNTLGSYRRDLERYTQFLADRELTDIDRIREQDVSDFVIALRSGDPNRELPPLAASSAARALIAVRGFHRFAAAEGMTAVDVARDVRPPSPAKRLPKSLPVNEVLALLEAVGGSGPADGPRAVRDRALLELLYSTGARISEAVGLDVDDVDTETRSVLLRGKGGKQRVVPVGRPAVESLDAYLIRGRPALASRGTPALFLNVRGGRLSRQSAWKVLQAAADAAGISSAVSPHTLRHSFATHLLDGGADVRVVQELLGHASVTTTQIYTLVTVGALREVWAGAHPRAR; this is encoded by the coding sequence GTGGTAATTGCGCGGCAGGTGGATTCGTACCTCGACCACCTGGCTGTCGAGCGCGGAGCCGCCCGCAACACCCTCGGTTCGTATCGCCGCGACCTCGAGCGCTACACGCAGTTCCTCGCCGACCGGGAGCTCACCGACATCGACCGGATCCGCGAACAGGATGTCAGTGACTTCGTGATCGCTCTGCGCAGCGGCGATCCGAATCGCGAACTGCCGCCGCTGGCCGCGAGCTCGGCGGCCCGCGCCCTGATCGCGGTGCGCGGATTCCACCGGTTCGCCGCGGCCGAGGGGATGACCGCAGTGGACGTCGCCCGGGACGTGCGGCCGCCGTCGCCGGCGAAACGGCTCCCCAAGTCGCTGCCGGTCAACGAGGTGCTGGCGCTTCTGGAGGCGGTCGGCGGCAGCGGACCCGCCGACGGTCCGCGGGCGGTCCGCGACCGCGCGCTGCTCGAACTGCTGTATTCGACGGGCGCCCGCATCTCCGAAGCCGTCGGCCTGGACGTCGACGACGTCGACACCGAGACCCGGTCGGTGCTGCTGCGGGGCAAGGGCGGCAAGCAGCGGGTGGTGCCGGTGGGCCGGCCTGCCGTCGAATCCCTCGACGCCTACCTGATCCGGGGCCGGCCGGCGCTGGCATCACGCGGAACACCAGCGCTGTTCCTCAATGTCCGCGGCGGACGCCTGTCCCGCCAGAGCGCGTGGAAGGTGCTGCAGGCCGCGGCGGACGCGGCGGGCATCTCGTCGGCGGTGTCACCGCACACGCTCCGCCACTCGTTCGCGACGCATCTGCTCGACGGCGGCGCCGACGTCCGCGTCGTCCAGGAGCTGCTTGGGCATGCCTCGGTGACGACCACCCAGATATATACGCTGGTGACAGTGGGTGCGCTGCGCGAGGTGTGGGCCGGAGCGCACCCCCGGGCGAGGTGA
- a CDS encoding NUDIX domain-containing protein, translating into MTDTGRHEFETLDSRAVYSGAILALRVDHVAMPDGRTAEREVVEHHGAVAVVVLDDEDRVVLIHQYRHPVGRRLWEIPAGLLDEPGEDPVDAARRELAEETGLGARRWSVLVDVVLSPGFTDESVRVFLAEDLYEVDRPAPEDEEADLEIERIPLDEVVSMVLNGTIVNATAVAGLMALAAARSRMGGVGELRDVTAPWVDRPDRFSERKRSRTGGDEAARA; encoded by the coding sequence ATGACCGACACCGGCCGGCACGAATTCGAGACTCTCGACTCGCGCGCCGTCTACAGCGGCGCGATCCTCGCCCTGCGCGTGGATCACGTCGCGATGCCGGACGGCCGGACCGCCGAACGTGAGGTCGTCGAGCACCACGGAGCCGTTGCCGTCGTGGTGCTCGACGACGAGGACCGGGTCGTCCTGATCCACCAGTATCGGCACCCGGTGGGGCGCCGATTGTGGGAGATCCCGGCGGGCCTGCTGGACGAGCCGGGGGAGGACCCGGTCGACGCGGCCAGGCGCGAGCTCGCGGAGGAGACCGGGCTCGGGGCCCGTCGCTGGTCCGTTCTCGTGGATGTCGTTCTGTCGCCCGGGTTCACGGACGAGTCGGTGCGCGTGTTCCTCGCCGAGGACCTGTACGAGGTGGACCGGCCCGCCCCGGAGGACGAGGAAGCCGACCTCGAGATCGAGCGGATTCCGCTCGACGAGGTCGTGTCGATGGTGCTGAACGGGACCATCGTCAACGCCACGGCCGTGGCCGGGCTCATGGCACTCGCCGCTGCCCGGTCCCGCATGGGCGGTGTCGGCGAACTCCGCGACGTGACCGCGCCCTGGGTCGATCGCCCCGACAGGTTCAGCGAGAGGAAACGCTCGCGCACCGGCGGGGACGAGGCCGCGCGGGCATGA
- a CDS encoding CTP synthase — MPQSRTHSRTATKHIFVSGGVASSLGKGLTASSLGQLLTARGMRVTMQKLDPYLNVDPGTMNPFQHGEVFVTDDGAETDLDVGHYERFLDRDLSGQANVTTGQVYSTVIAKERRGEYLGDTVQVIPHITDEIKSRILAMSGPDLQGHQPDVVITEIGGTVGDIESQPFLEAARQVRHDVGRDNVFFLHVSLVPYLAPSGELKTKPTQHSVAALRNIGIQPDALILRCDREVPPALKNKIALMCDVDVDGCISTPDAPSIYDIPKVLHSEGLDAYVVRQLGLPFRDVDWTVWGNLLERVHQPRETVRIALVGKYVDLPDAYLSVTEALRAGGFANRSKVEISWVPSDACETEAGAQAALGDVDGVLIPGGFGIRGIEGKLGAIRYARHRKIPLLGLCLGLQCVVIEAARSVGLDDANSAEFEPETTHPVISTMADQEDVIAGEADLGGTMRLGAYPAVLTKGSVVARAYGSEEVSERHRHRYEVNNAYRDRIAKSGLRFSGTSPDGHLVEFVEYPADQHPFFVATQAHPELKSRPTRPHPLFAAFVDAALKHKLEERLPVDVHGEERAAVATDDELADSADRDEVASVDSAG; from the coding sequence TTGCCACAGTCACGCACTCATTCGCGTACCGCTACCAAGCACATCTTCGTGAGCGGCGGCGTCGCCTCCTCACTCGGCAAGGGCCTCACAGCCTCGAGCCTCGGGCAATTGCTGACCGCGCGAGGAATGCGCGTGACCATGCAGAAACTGGATCCGTATCTCAACGTCGATCCGGGCACGATGAACCCGTTCCAGCACGGTGAGGTCTTCGTCACCGACGACGGTGCCGAGACCGACCTCGACGTCGGCCACTACGAGCGTTTCCTCGATCGCGACCTGTCCGGTCAGGCGAATGTCACCACCGGCCAGGTGTATTCGACGGTCATCGCCAAGGAGCGGCGCGGCGAATACCTCGGCGACACCGTCCAGGTGATCCCGCACATCACGGATGAGATCAAGAGCCGGATCCTCGCCATGAGCGGACCGGACCTCCAGGGACACCAGCCGGACGTCGTCATCACCGAGATCGGTGGCACCGTCGGTGACATCGAGTCGCAGCCGTTCCTCGAGGCCGCCCGTCAGGTGCGCCACGACGTCGGTCGCGACAATGTCTTCTTCCTCCACGTCTCCCTGGTGCCGTACCTGGCGCCGTCGGGCGAGCTCAAGACGAAGCCCACCCAGCACTCGGTCGCGGCACTGCGAAACATCGGTATCCAGCCCGACGCGCTGATCCTGCGCTGCGACCGCGAGGTTCCCCCGGCGCTGAAGAACAAGATCGCCCTCATGTGCGACGTCGACGTCGACGGGTGCATCTCGACACCCGACGCGCCCTCGATCTACGACATCCCGAAGGTGCTGCACAGCGAGGGCCTCGACGCCTACGTGGTGCGTCAGCTGGGTCTGCCGTTCCGCGATGTGGACTGGACCGTGTGGGGCAACCTGCTCGAGCGCGTCCACCAGCCGCGCGAGACCGTGCGAATCGCCCTGGTCGGAAAATACGTCGACCTGCCGGACGCCTACCTGTCCGTCACCGAGGCGCTGCGTGCCGGTGGGTTCGCGAACCGCTCGAAGGTGGAAATCTCCTGGGTGCCGTCCGACGCGTGTGAGACGGAGGCGGGCGCGCAGGCCGCCCTCGGCGACGTCGACGGCGTGCTGATTCCCGGCGGCTTCGGGATCCGCGGTATCGAGGGCAAGCTCGGTGCGATCCGGTACGCCCGTCACCGGAAGATCCCGCTGCTCGGACTATGCCTCGGCCTGCAGTGCGTCGTGATCGAGGCTGCGCGCAGCGTGGGTCTCGACGACGCCAACTCCGCCGAGTTCGAGCCCGAGACCACGCACCCCGTGATCTCCACGATGGCCGACCAGGAAGACGTCATCGCCGGCGAGGCGGACCTCGGCGGCACGATGCGCCTCGGCGCGTACCCCGCCGTCCTGACGAAGGGATCCGTCGTCGCCCGCGCGTACGGCAGCGAAGAGGTGTCCGAGCGTCACCGTCACCGCTACGAGGTCAACAACGCGTACCGCGACCGGATCGCGAAGAGCGGACTCCGGTTCAGCGGAACCTCGCCCGACGGTCACCTCGTCGAGTTCGTCGAGTACCCGGCCGACCAGCACCCGTTCTTCGTCGCGACGCAGGCGCACCCCGAGCTGAAGAGCCGTCCGACGCGTCCGCACCCGCTGTTCGCGGCGTTCGTCGACGCGGCGCTGAAGCACAAGCTCGAAGAGCGGCTTCCCGTCGACGTGCACGGTGAGGAGCGGGCCGCCGTCGCCACCGATGACGAACTCGCCGACTCCGCCGACCGCGACGAGGTCGCGTCCGTCGACAGCGCGGGATAG
- a CDS encoding copper transporter, protein MISLRHHAISIAAIFLALAIGVVMGSGLLSSGLVSGLRDDKADLQTDVEKANERNNQLTEQLNSADGFDSAVGGRVVADSLAQRTVMVVTTPDADPADLDGVNRMIAQAGGSVTGRVSLTDSFVDATGGDRLRTVVNNVIPAGVTLKTGAVDQGSLAGDLLGSVLMLGKETGQPQSSAQEMALALETLRGAGFVSYDDGAVQPAQVAVVLTGDRDVEDGVSGNRGAVVARFAGALDARGAGAVLAGRPASAQGNGAVAVARADAALSAALTTIDNIDREAGKITVPLALQEQLNGGAGRYGTGPGTTGVTVGATPA, encoded by the coding sequence GTGATTTCTCTGCGTCACCATGCCATTTCCATAGCGGCGATCTTCCTGGCTCTGGCAATCGGCGTGGTGATGGGTTCCGGCCTGTTGTCGAGCGGTCTCGTGTCGGGGCTGCGCGACGACAAGGCCGACCTGCAGACCGACGTGGAGAAGGCGAACGAACGCAACAACCAGCTGACCGAGCAGCTGAACTCGGCGGACGGCTTCGATTCCGCCGTGGGCGGCCGCGTGGTGGCCGACTCTCTCGCGCAACGCACCGTGATGGTCGTGACGACCCCGGATGCCGACCCCGCCGACCTCGACGGGGTCAACCGCATGATCGCGCAGGCCGGCGGGTCGGTGACCGGCCGGGTGTCGTTGACCGATTCGTTCGTGGACGCGACGGGCGGTGACCGGCTGCGGACGGTCGTCAACAACGTGATCCCTGCGGGTGTCACGCTGAAGACCGGGGCCGTCGACCAGGGCAGCCTCGCAGGCGACCTGCTCGGCTCGGTCCTGATGCTCGGCAAGGAAACGGGCCAGCCGCAGAGTTCCGCACAGGAGATGGCGCTCGCTCTCGAGACCCTCCGGGGTGCCGGATTCGTCAGTTACGACGACGGTGCGGTCCAACCGGCACAGGTCGCGGTGGTGCTGACCGGCGACCGCGACGTGGAGGACGGCGTCAGCGGCAACCGTGGTGCGGTGGTGGCCCGGTTCGCGGGCGCGCTGGATGCGCGCGGTGCCGGGGCGGTTCTCGCCGGGCGTCCGGCGTCGGCACAGGGCAACGGCGCGGTCGCCGTGGCGCGGGCCGACGCGGCCCTCTCCGCGGCGCTCACGACGATCGACAACATCGACCGGGAAGCGGGCAAGATCACCGTTCCGCTGGCCCTGCAGGAGCAACTGAACGGCGGCGCCGGCCGGTACGGCACCGGGCCCGGCACGACCGGGGTCACCGTCGGGGCCACCCCGGCGTAG
- the steA gene encoding putative cytokinetic ring protein SteA: MKMPALLSRNTETLPGVSGIARVDRNTAKLLRRVGPGDIVVLDELDLDRGTADALVKAGVLAVINASPSISGRYPNLGPEVIVANGILLVDSAGTEIFKSIKDGSKVRVNGGGVYSGERRIAKGEEQTEAEISDRMIEAKTGLVDHLEAFSGNTIEFIRTESPLLIDGVGVPDVDVDMKERHVVIVSDGPDHASDLKNLKPFIKEYSPILIGVGAGADVLKSAGYRPDLIVGDPEDITSATLKSGAEVVLPADQDGHAPGLSRIQDLGIGAMTFPASGSPSDLALLLADHHGASLIVTVGSTVSLDEFFDRGRRDSNPSAFMTRLKVGPKLVDAKAVATLYRSRVSGGAIALLVLAALVAVIVALVVSNIGGEALDWAVTTWNSFALWVQGFFK; encoded by the coding sequence TGCTGCGACGCGTCGGACCCGGTGACATCGTCGTTCTCGACGAGCTCGACCTCGATCGCGGGACCGCGGACGCCCTGGTGAAGGCCGGCGTTCTCGCAGTGATCAACGCGTCGCCCTCCATCTCGGGGCGCTATCCCAACCTCGGACCGGAGGTGATCGTCGCCAACGGGATCCTCCTGGTGGATTCGGCCGGCACCGAGATCTTCAAGAGCATCAAGGACGGCAGCAAGGTCCGGGTGAACGGGGGAGGTGTCTACTCCGGGGAACGGCGCATTGCGAAGGGCGAGGAACAGACCGAGGCGGAGATCTCCGACCGGATGATCGAGGCGAAGACCGGTCTGGTCGACCACCTCGAGGCGTTCTCCGGCAACACCATCGAGTTCATCCGCACCGAAAGTCCGCTGCTGATCGATGGAGTCGGCGTCCCCGACGTCGACGTCGACATGAAGGAACGGCACGTCGTGATCGTGTCCGACGGACCGGACCACGCGTCCGACCTGAAGAACCTCAAGCCGTTCATCAAGGAGTACTCGCCGATCCTCATCGGCGTCGGGGCAGGCGCCGACGTCCTCAAGTCGGCGGGCTATCGCCCCGACCTCATCGTCGGTGACCCCGAGGACATCACGAGCGCCACGTTGAAGTCGGGCGCCGAGGTGGTTCTCCCCGCCGACCAGGACGGTCACGCACCCGGTCTGTCACGGATCCAGGACCTCGGCATCGGAGCGATGACGTTCCCCGCGTCAGGGTCCCCGTCCGACCTGGCACTACTGCTGGCCGATCATCATGGCGCGTCGCTGATCGTCACGGTCGGGAGCACCGTCTCCCTCGACGAGTTCTTCGACCGCGGCCGCCGCGACAGCAACCCGTCGGCGTTCATGACCCGGCTGAAGGTCGGGCCGAAACTGGTGGACGCGAAGGCCGTGGCGACCCTGTACCGGAGCCGGGTGTCGGGCGGCGCGATCGCGCTGCTGGTGCTGGCCGCACTGGTTGCGGTGATCGTGGCCCTGGTGGTGTCGAACATCGGTGGTGAGGCATTGGACTGGGCCGTCACGACGTGGAACAGCTTCGCGTTGTGGGTTCAGGGGTTCTTCAAGTGA